The following nucleotide sequence is from Hydrogenophaga sp. PBL-H3.
GGTGGATCTTCCACTTTCTTTCGTGGTATCCCTTGGCCGCGATGCTGGTCGCGCGGTTCACCGTATGGCCCCACTCGTGATAGAGTTCCATATTGGTTTCCTGCCACTGTTTCCAGTTGGCCGACACGACGACCTGGTGGTAGTGAAACACCTCAAGCGGCACCGTGCCCATCGGCTCTTCGAGGCAGTCCATGATGTCGCCGACATAGGTATCGAAGTCTTCCGCCTCATCGGAGAGGTTAACGAAAACCATGCCGAGCTTGACGGCGGTGGCGACCGAACGCAAACCGCAGGCATCCTTCTTGACGCAGGCTTCTTCGTAGCCTTCGGGCCGGGTGATGGAGATGCACTCGCCGGACTGGTTGAAGGACCAGAGGTGGAAGAAGCACGTCAGCGCCTTGGCGTTGCCGCGCGGGCCGGTGACGAGCGATGCGCCGCGGTGTGGGCAGGCATTGACGAAGGTTCGGATCTCGCCATCGTTGCCGCGCAGGATCACGATCGGAATACCCGCCACGTTGGAAGTCCGGTAATCCCCGGCGTTGGCAATCTCGCTCTCATGGCACGCGAACTTCCAGCACTCGCCGAAGATCGCCTCGCGCTCCTTGGCGAGGATCGACGGGTCTGTGTAGATTTTTGTGCTGACGTAGTGGTCGCTGGGAACGTTGAGGGGTTTGAGCCACTGGGTTGCGGTTCTTGGCATCGGGTTCTCCTTATGGGTGGGGCGGAATCAGACGGCGACGGGGCCGCGTGAACTGAACATGTAATGAACCGCGCGCAGCGAAGGGGCGCTGTGTGTCAGCAGCGCCGCGGCATTGGCCAGCGCTGCGCCCAGTTCGGCATCCGCGCTTTCAACGATGGCGTCGCTGCGGCCGACCATCGCAATACACCCGATGACGCGGCCCAGGTACTTCACCGGCGCGGCGATGGCCGTCATGCCGACAAAGGCGTCGTCCCTCGCCATCGCATACCCGCGCTGGTTGACCTCGACCAGGTGTTGCTCCAGCTTGGCCGGATCGGTGATCGTGAGGGGGGTTGCAGCCTGATAGGGACCGTCTCCCAGTAGCGCAAGGCGCTCGTCTGCCGGCAGCGATGCGAGAAGAACTTTTCCGGACGCGGAACCATGCAAGGGACTGCGCAGCCAGGTGTCGTAGTACGGGACCAAGGGATGCGCCCCGCGCACCGTCTCGATCGTCACGCGCTGGCTGCCGATGAACAGCACCAGGCTGCAACTCTCTCCGGTGTTGTTGCGCAGCGAAGTCAACAGTGGCAATGCTTCACGGCCGAGTTCCTTGAGCGGGTGGCTCATGCCAAAGGGAGACAGCGCACGTGGCCCCGCCATGTATCGGCGGCTCTGGTTGTCGCGGACGATGTAGCCGCGCTCGATCAACGGCTGGATCAGCCGGTGGGCTGTTGAACTGTCGACGCCGGCGCCAATTGAAATGTCCGAGAGACCTTGGGGCGTCGGGGACTCCACGAGCAATTCGATGATGCGAATTCCCTTGGTCAGTGAGCCGGAAGCCGAGCTGGCCTCGTCGGTATTGCGGTCGGGTTTGGATGCTTTTGCCATGAGTTCATTCTATATACGGATGATTTTATGGCAATAGCAAATTTATCATCGTAAACCCTGACATAAGAAAATTCTCTATTGCCACTACATCGGTTGTTCTTGCGCGATCGCGCGGGCTTGTCAAGGCTTCGGAGGCCTCGAAACGCAAGCGTCGCAGCGCACTGACCGGGGCGCAATTGCCCCTGCATGGAACGCGCGCTTCCGGAAAACCCGTTTGAGACGGACCGGCAGACGGGGCATCGCCCACACTTGAATGAAGCCGCACTCGAGCGGTCACCGGTCCTGGACGGAGAGATCGGAAGGGGTACCCATGGGCATGCCGACCGTCTGGGTCTGGCCGCGTTTCAAGGGGCAGGCTGTCAACAACCACATCTTCAGATGCCTCCCCCAAAAAATTGAGGCCCCTCAAAACCCGATCGATTGCCGTCGGGCAGCGAGATGCGACAACCGCGTAACAGGACTTTTTTTGCATGGCCCCGGAGTCAGGCGAACACGGGGAACCGGCTCACGGCCGCAGATAAATTGCAGCCAGCACGAAGCCGGCCATCCACAGCGTCTCGACCAACAACAACACAAAGGGCTGCCAGCCTGAGCGGGCCAGTTGGCCGAACGACGTCTTGATACCCAAGGCCGCGATAGCGACCACAAGACACGCACGCGACACGTCGTTGAGGCCCGCCTGTACGGCTGCGGGCACACCGCCAACGGAGTTGATGATGACCAGTGCCACGAACACCCAAAGAAACCACGGCACCAGCGCCTGCCTGGGTGTAACGGTACCGTCTTCAGCCTGCTCACGCTCCTTCTTGAACAGACTGGACGCCGCCACCACCACCACGGCCAGCATGGAAACACGGAACAGCTTGACGATGGTGGCGTAGTCGCCAGTCTCCGGGCTCAGCATGTACCCTGCGCCGACGACCTGCGCAACATCGTGGATCGTTCCACCGAGAAACAGCCCGGCCAGCTCGGGCGGCAGGTGCAGCAATCTGGCCACCAGCGGATAGATCACCATCGCCAGTGTGGACAGCACAGTCACGGTCACCACGACCATCAGGGTGAAGCGTTCACTGTCCTTGTTCCGTGGCAGGACCGCCGAGATTGCAAGAGCAGCAGACGCACCGCAAATGGCGACGGAGCCGCCAGAAAGCACAGATTGGGACCGGTTCATACCCAAATAGCGGCCCAGCAGCACCCCGCACAGCAACGTGGTCACGACTGCGACGATGACAATGGCCGCCGTGCTCCAGCCCAGGCCCACGATCTGGCTCGCCGTGATCCGCGCACCGAGCAAGCCAACGCCCACCCGAAGCACGGTACGCGAGCAAAACTCGATGCCGGGCCTGGTCTTGGGGTCATGGCTGAGATAGTGAAAAGCCACGCCAAAGAACAGCGCATACAGGAATTGGGGTCCGCCGTGCAAGGTGGACACCAGCGTGGCGGCCATCGCCATCACGCAAGTCAGGCCCGCGCCAGGGAGAAGTTGCAGCAGGTGCGGCGACCCGGCGGGCTGGGCCGCGTCCGCGACCGACGTGGACGAGAAAAAATTGAACACAGGCAAAACCTCTTCCGACCAGGGGGTGCGCAGGGGAGGGTCGTTCCCCCCATGAATTTGATAATAGGCAAAAGTCATAAAGTAAAAAATCAGATAATATTTCTAAGAATGATCGATAAATCAAATCAACCTTCGTTCCAGCGCCTGCGCCTGAACCTGCGTCAGCTGGAGGTCTTTCTGGCCACGGCGCGCGGCGGCAGCACACGTGCTGCGGCCGACCGCATCGCACGCTCACAATCAGCGGCCAGCACCTCGCTGGCGGATCTGGAAGCTGCATTGGGTGTTGAACTGTTTGATCGCATCGGCCGGCGCCTGCAACTCAATGAGAACGGGCGCGCGCTGCTACCCAAGGCCCAGGTCGTCGTCGACCAGGCGACCGAATTGCAGGCCCTGTTCATGGACGAGCACGCCGCACCTTTGCGGGTGGCTGCCAGCTTTACGATCGGCGAGTACCTGTTGCCCGGCCTGGTGTCACGGTGGACGCAACTGCACCCCAAGAGCAAGATTCATCTGCGCATTGGCAACACCAGTGACGTCATAGAAGCGGTAGCCGCCCTGGATGTCGACATCGGCTTCGTCGAGGGGTCTCAGACGCATGCCGACCTGGTCGTGCAGCCATGGCGGGATGACGAGATGGTGATCCTCGCTGCGCCGGGCCATCCCCTGGCGAATCGCTGCGCGACGCCTCACCAGTTGGCCCAGGCTACCTGGGTGGTGCGGGAGCACGGCTCCGGCACACGCCAGATCACGGACGAATGGTTGCTCAAAAACCTTGAGCAGGTGCGCATCGGCTTCGAACTGGGCAGCAACGAAGCGATCAAGCGCGTGGTGGCGGCAGGCGATGGTCTTGGCTGCCTTTCTCGCTACGCCGTAGAGCAAAGCGTGGCAGACGGGCACCTGAT
It contains:
- a CDS encoding aromatic ring-hydroxylating oxygenase subunit alpha; the encoded protein is MPRTATQWLKPLNVPSDHYVSTKIYTDPSILAKEREAIFGECWKFACHESEIANAGDYRTSNVAGIPIVILRGNDGEIRTFVNACPHRGASLVTGPRGNAKALTCFFHLWSFNQSGECISITRPEGYEEACVKKDACGLRSVATAVKLGMVFVNLSDEAEDFDTYVGDIMDCLEEPMGTVPLEVFHYHQVVVSANWKQWQETNMELYHEWGHTVNRATSIAAKGYHERKWKIHPNGHGSLEPFRVAYENYSGWEARESLELPGLTPGEFRVVDLFPNTSIIIRATSIRIDTTTPLAPGLTLLEQRGVGVKGESESDRAKRRNQHNQLWGPLGRNLPEDVIFVEAVNNSVRHGASPFGLFARHENLLAQDDEIMRCYYRVWGDRMGRAASNPLEELAPSHQNSVFARAA
- a CDS encoding IclR family transcriptional regulator, which encodes MAKASKPDRNTDEASSASGSLTKGIRIIELLVESPTPQGLSDISIGAGVDSSTAHRLIQPLIERGYIVRDNQSRRYMAGPRALSPFGMSHPLKELGREALPLLTSLRNNTGESCSLVLFIGSQRVTIETVRGAHPLVPYYDTWLRSPLHGSASGKVLLASLPADERLALLGDGPYQAATPLTITDPAKLEQHLVEVNQRGYAMARDDAFVGMTAIAAPVKYLGRVIGCIAMVGRSDAIVESADAELGAALANAAALLTHSAPSLRAVHYMFSSRGPVAV
- a CDS encoding LysR family transcriptional regulator, whose protein sequence is MIDKSNQPSFQRLRLNLRQLEVFLATARGGSTRAAADRIARSQSAASTSLADLEAALGVELFDRIGRRLQLNENGRALLPKAQVVVDQATELQALFMDEHAAPLRVAASFTIGEYLLPGLVSRWTQLHPKSKIHLRIGNTSDVIEAVAALDVDIGFVEGSQTHADLVVQPWRDDEMVILAAPGHPLANRCATPHQLAQATWVVREHGSGTRQITDEWLLKNLEQVRIGFELGSNEAIKRVVAAGDGLGCLSRYAVEQSVADGHLIELQTRLPKASRKLAIVLHREKKLGRATKDFLAHCSAAGQRSAS
- a CDS encoding YeiH family protein produces the protein MTFAYYQIHGGNDPPLRTPWSEEVLPVFNFFSSTSVADAAQPAGSPHLLQLLPGAGLTCVMAMAATLVSTLHGGPQFLYALFFGVAFHYLSHDPKTRPGIEFCSRTVLRVGVGLLGARITASQIVGLGWSTAAIVIVAVVTTLLCGVLLGRYLGMNRSQSVLSGGSVAICGASAALAISAVLPRNKDSERFTLMVVVTVTVLSTLAMVIYPLVARLLHLPPELAGLFLGGTIHDVAQVVGAGYMLSPETGDYATIVKLFRVSMLAVVVVAASSLFKKEREQAEDGTVTPRQALVPWFLWVFVALVIINSVGGVPAAVQAGLNDVSRACLVVAIAALGIKTSFGQLARSGWQPFVLLLVETLWMAGFVLAAIYLRP